In the genome of Cyclopterus lumpus isolate fCycLum1 chromosome 19, fCycLum1.pri, whole genome shotgun sequence, one region contains:
- the LOC117749094 gene encoding carbonic anhydrase 4-like encodes MRRCLEPESSSRCSKMNWLGAVLALCVLVPSAHCASDSIAWCYHEPSCNDSTWPTIATKFCNGSRQSPINIISASAQLDTNLTAFTLNNFNGNSLKSITNTGKTVKVTLNSGISISGGGLSGAYDSLQFHLHWGNGSSVPGSEHTVNGKRYPMELHIVNSKAIYAGNTTLAVSDSTGLAALGFLIEEMSGNATGQPASWNILSSYLSKIKNIGDSSEVSQISLTDLIPGVDTTRYYRYLGSLTTPSCNEAVVWTVFKDTVKVSKDVIDKFSKMIYVTNSTSPLIVNNFRNLQPALSVTTSSSSKTCYSVGLMALTVLLGRL; translated from the exons ATGAGACGCTGTTTGGagccagagagcagcagcaggtgttcAAAG ATGAATTGGCTTGGAGCTGTACTCGCCCTGTGCGTCCTCGTGCCCAGCGCACACTGTGCCTCAGACTCAATCG CCTGGTGTTATCATGAGCCAAGCTGCA ATGATTCTACCTGGCCAACCATTGCTACCAAGTTTTGCAATGGCAGCCGACAGTCGCCCATTAACATCATCTCAGCATCTGCCCAACTTGACACCAATCTGACTGCATTCACTTTGAATAACTTCAATGGCAACTCCTTGAAGAGCATCACAAACACTGGAAAGACAG TCAAAGTCACCCTCAACAGTGGTATCAGCATTTCAGGAGGAGGCCTGTCCGGGGCATATGACAGCCTGCAGTTCCACTTGCACTGGGGCAATGGTTCCTCTGTCCCTGGCTCCGAACACACTGTGAATGGCAAGCGCTATCCCATGGAG CTTCACATCGTAAACAGCAAGGCAATCTATGCTGGGAACACAACTCTAGCTGTTTCAGATAGTACAGGACTTGCTGCTCTTGGTTTCCTCATTGAG GAAATGTCAGGTAATGCCACCGGCCAACCTGCCAGCTGGAATATCTTGAGCTCCTACCTTTCCAAAATCAAAAACATTG GCGACTCCTCTGAAGTATCTCAAATATCACTGACTGATCTTATACCCGGGGTGGATACCACCAGGTATTACCGCTACCTTGGCTCCTTGACCACCCCCTCTTGCAATGAGGCTGTTGTTTGGACTGTGTTCAAGGACACGGTTAAAGTCAGCAAAGATGTG ATTGACAAGTTCAGCAAAATGATCTACGTCACCAACAGCACATCACCTTTAATTGTGAATAACTTCAGAAACCTCCAGCCAGCACTATCCGTCACAACCAGCTCTAGCTCCAAAACCTGCTATTCTGTGGGGCTGATGGCTTTGACCGTTCTTCTGGGAAGGTTGTAG